A window of Auraticoccus monumenti contains these coding sequences:
- a CDS encoding response regulator — protein MHVLVVDDDPALARAMKINLEARGYRVTTTPDAASALRAVTELDVDLVLLDLGLPDRDGLDVVVGVRGWSQVPIVVLSARHTTDDKVEALDAGADDYVTKPFEMHELLARIRAALRHSASEPTSPVVEVGELVVDLRRSTVTRAGEVVRLTPKEWALLEVLARRPGELVTQAELLAEVWGPGYERETHYLRVYLATLRRKLEREPAHPRHLLTEPGRGYRLALDPPRPEPGAG, from the coding sequence GTGCACGTGCTGGTGGTGGACGACGACCCGGCGCTGGCCAGGGCGATGAAGATCAACCTGGAGGCGCGCGGCTACCGGGTCACCACCACCCCCGACGCCGCCTCGGCGCTGAGGGCCGTGACCGAGCTGGACGTCGACCTGGTGCTGCTCGACCTCGGGCTGCCCGACCGCGACGGGCTCGACGTCGTGGTGGGGGTCCGTGGCTGGTCGCAGGTGCCGATCGTGGTGCTCTCGGCCCGGCATACCACCGACGACAAGGTCGAGGCCCTGGACGCCGGCGCTGACGACTACGTCACCAAGCCCTTCGAGATGCACGAGCTGCTGGCCAGGATCCGGGCGGCGCTGCGGCACTCGGCCAGCGAGCCGACCAGTCCCGTGGTCGAGGTGGGTGAGCTGGTGGTGGACCTGCGCCGCAGCACGGTGACGCGGGCGGGCGAGGTGGTGCGGCTGACCCCGAAGGAGTGGGCGCTGCTGGAGGTGCTGGCCCGGCGTCCCGGTGAGCTGGTGACCCAGGCCGAGCTGCTGGCTGAGGTGTGGGGTCCGGGCTACGAGCGGGAGACGCACTACCTGCGGGTCTACCTGGCCACCCTGCGGCGCAAGCTGGAGCGTGAGCCGGCCCACCCGCGCCACCTCCTGACCGAGCCCGGACGCGGGTACCGGCTGGCCCTCGACCCGCCTCGTCCTGAGCCGGGAGCAGGCTGA
- a CDS encoding nucleotidyltransferase domain-containing protein: MTSHPSPDPLAGAPLRLRRLVDELIRLPGVEALALGGSRASGTHRADSDWDLGVYYRDGFRPADVRALGHPGTVVELGEWGGGIFNGGAWLDLDGTRVDLLWRELAVVEHEIDEAVAGRWRIEPLMFHLTGIPTYLLLAELAVNRVLHGDLPRPDYPSALREAAGRGWFGRAELTLGFARSAHAAQSRLTACLGLVAVGAAELAHAAAATGGRWVTNDKSLLALGGMDGVDALLRALPGDPSPQQLQSLVDATVELGRQAMAGGAGEDVSPSPPR; this comes from the coding sequence GTGACCTCTCACCCGTCGCCCGATCCGCTGGCCGGCGCGCCGCTCCGCCTGCGTCGGCTCGTCGACGAGCTCATCCGCCTGCCGGGCGTGGAGGCGCTCGCGCTCGGCGGGTCCCGGGCGAGCGGCACCCACCGCGCCGACAGCGACTGGGATCTCGGCGTGTACTACCGCGACGGGTTCCGACCTGCCGACGTCCGGGCACTGGGCCACCCCGGCACGGTTGTGGAGCTGGGGGAGTGGGGTGGCGGGATCTTCAACGGCGGGGCCTGGCTCGATCTCGACGGCACCCGCGTCGACCTGCTGTGGCGCGAGCTGGCCGTGGTCGAGCACGAGATCGATGAGGCGGTGGCCGGGCGGTGGCGGATCGAGCCGCTGATGTTCCACCTCACCGGCATCCCCACCTACCTGCTGCTCGCCGAGCTCGCGGTCAACCGGGTGCTGCACGGCGACCTGCCCAGGCCCGACTACCCGTCTGCCCTGCGGGAGGCTGCGGGACGTGGATGGTTCGGGCGCGCCGAGCTCACGCTGGGCTTCGCCCGCAGCGCACACGCCGCGCAAAGCAGGCTGACCGCGTGTCTGGGTCTGGTGGCGGTGGGCGCCGCCGAGCTGGCCCATGCCGCCGCGGCGACCGGTGGTCGGTGGGTCACCAACGACAAGTCGTTGCTCGCGCTCGGCGGCATGGACGGTGTCGACGCGCTGCTCCGGGCTCTGCCCGGGGACCCCTCCCCGCAGCAGCTGCAGTCACTGGTCGATGCGACGGTGGAGCTCGGCCGGCAAGCCATGGCGGGAGGAGCGGGAGAGGACGTCAGCCCGTCACCACCGCGCTGA
- a CDS encoding HNH endonuclease signature motif containing protein: protein MTKHRTDAAATLLADVRADRTAENAAAARILARAAEWADLHPPVEDDFVASATIDGRPTGAPLAGEGTPEVDEGCIAELAAALRCSTDAGTTLIGQALELRHRLPRLWALVHTGKVAPWQARLVAGRTMHLTRQAATFVDDQVAAVTGKVGLTQLDRLITTAITRFMPEEAERQRVEAEEKRRFDIFPDQDGRRHGLAEVVGVLDLPDALDLDAAIGAGARVLAEAGVDKSLDVRRSMAAGELARSQPALDLTTQPVLDDEATTPAPQPTPTTPRPSRAPARVTLYVHLSADALTGQDPLLPGWVGNTGIPVTAGQIRDWCGRPDTTITVRPVIDLNTTVTVDSYQVPDRIREHIALRDRTCVFPWCSRPAHPRSIRQRSDGTAQWSTDADHIEPFATGGETSTDNLAPLCRTHHRLKTHTRWRYRMLALGHYEWTSPHGLRFRRGPDGSTTDVSSEHSPPAPAVDDGAGDGSGGHQDGEPPDPRRSTPPLHADGPVGPPTGRHRSRVPALQH from the coding sequence ATGACGAAGCACCGCACCGACGCCGCAGCCACGCTGCTGGCCGACGTGCGCGCCGACCGCACCGCGGAGAACGCCGCCGCCGCCCGGATCCTCGCCCGCGCTGCGGAGTGGGCCGATCTCCACCCACCGGTCGAGGACGACTTCGTCGCCTCCGCCACGATCGACGGCCGCCCCACCGGGGCACCGCTGGCCGGTGAAGGGACACCGGAGGTCGACGAGGGCTGCATCGCCGAGCTCGCCGCCGCGCTGCGCTGCTCCACCGACGCCGGCACCACCCTCATCGGCCAAGCCCTCGAGCTCCGCCACCGGCTCCCCCGGCTGTGGGCCCTCGTCCACACCGGCAAGGTCGCCCCGTGGCAGGCCCGCCTGGTCGCCGGGCGAACCATGCACCTCACCCGTCAGGCGGCGACGTTCGTCGACGACCAGGTCGCCGCAGTCACCGGGAAGGTCGGCCTGACCCAGCTGGACCGGCTGATCACCACCGCGATCACCCGGTTCATGCCCGAGGAGGCCGAGCGGCAGCGGGTCGAGGCGGAGGAGAAGCGCCGCTTCGACATCTTCCCCGACCAAGACGGCCGCCGACACGGCCTCGCCGAGGTCGTCGGGGTCCTCGACCTCCCCGACGCCCTGGACCTGGACGCCGCCATCGGCGCCGGCGCCCGGGTGCTCGCCGAGGCCGGAGTCGACAAGTCCCTCGATGTCCGCCGGTCCATGGCCGCTGGTGAGCTCGCCCGCTCCCAACCCGCTCTCGACCTGACCACGCAGCCCGTGCTGGACGACGAAGCCACCACCCCAGCACCCCAACCCACGCCGACGACGCCCCGGCCGAGCCGAGCACCCGCACGGGTGACCCTCTACGTCCACCTCTCCGCCGACGCCCTGACCGGCCAGGACCCGCTGCTGCCCGGCTGGGTGGGTAACACCGGCATCCCCGTCACCGCCGGACAGATCCGCGACTGGTGCGGACGACCCGACACCACCATCACCGTCCGACCGGTGATCGACCTGAACACCACGGTCACCGTCGACAGCTACCAGGTTCCGGACCGGATCCGCGAGCACATCGCGCTGCGCGACCGCACCTGCGTCTTCCCCTGGTGCAGCCGACCTGCCCATCCCCGATCGATCCGGCAGCGCAGCGACGGCACCGCCCAGTGGTCCACCGACGCCGACCACATCGAGCCCTTCGCCACCGGTGGGGAGACGTCCACCGACAACCTCGCCCCGCTGTGCCGCACGCACCACCGGCTCAAGACCCACACCCGCTGGCGCTACCGCATGCTGGCACTCGGCCACTACGAGTGGACCAGCCCCCACGGCCTCCGCTTCCGACGAGGGCCCGACGGCAGCACCACCGACGTGTCGAGCGAACATTCACCTCCTGCGCCTGCCGTTGACGACGGGGCTGGGGATGGCAGCGGTGGTCATCAGGACGGCGAACCTCCCGACCCGCGGCGCTCGACGCCGCCACTGCACGCCGACGGTCCGGTCGGACCTCCAACCGGCCGCCACAGGTCACGTGTCCCCGCCTTGCAGCACTGA
- a CDS encoding DUF4118 domain-containing protein, whose translation MTATAGPRSPRDLGRLRGELRVLLGAAPGVGKTYAMLDEGHRRAARGTDVVVAVVETHGRRRTAERLEGLEVVPRRSVEHRGTVLEEMDVDAVLARRPQVALVDELAHTNAPGSRHRRRCGDVEELLAAGISVITTVNVQHLESLNDVVASITGVRQQETVPDSVVRAADQVELVDMAPEALRRRLLHGNVYPPERVEATLSSYFRPGNLAALRELALLWVADRVDAALALYRDEHAIAASWPTRDRVVVALSGGPEGADLVRRGARIAGKGAGGELHAVFVARSDGLVERDPRALAEQRRLVEDLDGSFHTLTGEDPAEAVLDYARSVNATTVVVGQSRRSRWQSLLRAPVSQRIVAGSGDIDCHLVTHRWAGRGQRTVPVPLSLPRRVVAYVLAVVLPVALTALFALTPGWTEHEVPLLTQLAATVLVALVGGLLPAVLAAVVGNLLVNFWLVEPRLSLTVADSRDVLSLLVFLLVGLAVSSVVQAAARRTREAAAARAEADTLLALTRHGLATDASVASLLEQVRDTFSQHRVELRVRDVPTAPWRVEHAVGEEVGAGGPDGQDRPDRPDTELPLDDLSGFALYGRGLTASEQRVLTAFGIQAVVRMERRELAETAAQADTLAARSAFQTALLAAVSHDLRTPLAAIKTGLSGLVDEDVELDPATRRELLLVVQRSAERLERLVANLLDMTRIQMTSPAPELDAVLVDEVVRAAVHALPHVAGRVELARSELLVRTDPGLVERVVANVVDNAVRHQPEGSPVEVRYEADGDRVRVLVVDRGPGISRERREQVFQPFQRLGDRPARAGVPEGLGLGLAVASGFAASVGATLTPTDTPGGGLTMVIDLPAAR comes from the coding sequence GTGACGGCGACGGCGGGTCCCCGCAGCCCACGCGACCTGGGTCGTCTGCGGGGTGAGCTGCGGGTGCTGCTCGGAGCGGCCCCCGGGGTGGGCAAGACCTACGCCATGCTCGACGAGGGGCACCGCCGCGCCGCCCGCGGCACCGACGTGGTGGTGGCGGTGGTGGAGACCCACGGCCGGCGCCGGACCGCGGAGCGGCTGGAGGGGCTGGAGGTGGTCCCCCGCCGCAGCGTCGAGCACCGCGGGACGGTGCTGGAGGAGATGGACGTCGACGCCGTGCTGGCCCGCCGACCGCAGGTGGCCCTGGTCGACGAGCTGGCCCACACCAACGCGCCCGGCTCGCGCCACCGGCGGCGCTGCGGCGACGTGGAGGAGCTGCTGGCCGCGGGGATCAGCGTGATCACCACGGTCAACGTCCAGCACCTGGAGTCCCTCAACGACGTGGTGGCCTCGATCACCGGGGTCCGTCAGCAGGAGACCGTGCCGGACTCGGTGGTGCGGGCCGCGGACCAGGTGGAGCTGGTCGACATGGCGCCGGAGGCGCTGCGCCGGCGGCTGCTGCACGGCAACGTCTACCCGCCCGAGCGGGTGGAGGCGACGCTGTCGAGCTACTTCCGCCCCGGCAACCTGGCCGCGCTGCGCGAGCTGGCCCTGCTGTGGGTCGCGGACCGGGTGGACGCCGCCCTGGCCCTCTACCGCGACGAGCACGCCATCGCGGCGAGCTGGCCGACCCGGGACCGGGTGGTGGTGGCGCTGTCGGGTGGCCCGGAGGGTGCGGACCTGGTGCGGCGCGGCGCGCGGATCGCGGGGAAGGGCGCTGGGGGTGAGCTGCACGCGGTCTTCGTGGCCCGCAGCGACGGTCTGGTCGAGCGCGACCCGCGGGCGCTGGCCGAGCAGCGTCGGCTGGTGGAGGACCTCGACGGCAGCTTCCACACCCTGACCGGAGAGGACCCGGCCGAGGCGGTGCTCGACTACGCCCGATCGGTCAACGCCACCACGGTGGTGGTCGGGCAAAGCCGGCGCAGCCGCTGGCAGAGCCTGCTGCGGGCCCCGGTGAGCCAGCGGATCGTGGCCGGCTCGGGCGACATCGACTGCCACCTGGTCACCCACCGCTGGGCCGGACGCGGCCAGCGCACCGTGCCGGTGCCCCTCAGCCTCCCCCGCCGGGTGGTGGCCTACGTGCTGGCCGTCGTGCTGCCGGTGGCGCTGACCGCCCTGTTCGCACTCACCCCGGGCTGGACCGAGCACGAGGTGCCGCTGCTCACCCAGCTGGCCGCCACGGTGCTGGTGGCCCTGGTGGGCGGGTTGCTGCCGGCGGTGCTGGCGGCGGTGGTCGGGAACCTGCTGGTGAACTTCTGGCTGGTCGAGCCCCGGCTGAGCCTGACCGTCGCCGACTCCCGGGACGTCCTCTCGCTGCTGGTGTTCCTGCTGGTGGGGCTGGCGGTGTCCTCGGTGGTGCAGGCGGCGGCGCGGCGCACCCGGGAGGCCGCGGCGGCCCGGGCCGAGGCCGACACCCTGCTGGCGCTGACCCGGCACGGGCTGGCCACCGACGCCTCGGTGGCCTCGCTGCTGGAGCAGGTGCGCGACACCTTCAGCCAGCACCGCGTCGAGCTGCGGGTGCGCGACGTGCCCACCGCGCCGTGGCGGGTCGAGCACGCAGTCGGCGAGGAGGTGGGAGCGGGTGGGCCGGACGGGCAGGACCGGCCGGACCGGCCGGACACCGAGCTGCCGTTGGACGACCTCTCCGGTTTCGCCCTCTACGGACGCGGACTGACCGCGTCCGAGCAGCGGGTGCTGACCGCCTTCGGGATCCAGGCCGTGGTGCGGATGGAGCGTCGGGAGCTGGCCGAGACGGCGGCCCAGGCCGACACGCTGGCCGCCCGCAGCGCCTTCCAGACCGCACTGCTGGCCGCGGTCAGCCACGACCTGCGCACGCCGCTGGCCGCGATCAAGACGGGGCTGTCCGGGCTGGTGGACGAGGACGTCGAGCTCGACCCGGCGACGCGGCGTGAGCTGCTGCTGGTGGTGCAGCGCAGCGCGGAACGGCTCGAGCGGCTGGTGGCGAACCTGCTCGACATGACCCGGATCCAGATGACCTCACCGGCCCCCGAGCTGGACGCGGTGCTGGTGGACGAGGTGGTCCGCGCGGCGGTGCACGCGCTCCCGCACGTGGCCGGTCGGGTGGAGCTGGCACGGTCGGAGCTGCTGGTGCGCACCGATCCCGGGCTGGTCGAGCGGGTGGTGGCCAACGTGGTCGACAACGCGGTGCGCCATCAGCCCGAGGGGTCGCCGGTGGAGGTGCGCTACGAGGCGGACGGGGACCGGGTGCGGGTGCTGGTGGTCGACCGCGGACCGGGGATCAGCCGGGAGCGCCGCGAGCAGGTGTTCCAGCCCTTCCAGCGTCTCGGCGACCGGCCGGCGCGGGCCGGGGTGCCCGAGGGGCTGGGTCTGGGGCTGGCCGTGGCCAGCGGGTTCGCCGCTAGCGTGGGGGCCACCCTGACGCCCACGGACACGCCAGGCGGAGGACTGACCATGGTGATCGACCTGCCGGCGGCCCGGTGA